In Streptomyces sp. NBC_00569, a single genomic region encodes these proteins:
- a CDS encoding ATP-binding protein, with protein MNDAEITFTIRLSATPRGARLARRLTVQQLVDWTCPFETAELLVAELANNAITHGRVPGRDFRLTLTLTPTDTLCIEVTDARGDTMPREPGYGLLLVEALAEVWGTRLGPPPTKTVWAELRASKPPRPHRGFHDAVTQDPVAPAIKNKAPRERTSPNHPQTPGLPPHLTHKGDHPQLGLR; from the coding sequence ATGAACGACGCCGAAATCACCTTCACGATCCGCCTGTCGGCAACACCCAGAGGTGCCCGCCTCGCCCGCCGCCTGACAGTCCAGCAACTCGTCGACTGGACATGCCCGTTCGAGACGGCGGAGCTACTGGTGGCCGAACTGGCGAACAACGCAATCACCCACGGCCGCGTACCCGGCAGAGACTTCCGCCTGACACTCACGCTCACGCCGACGGACACACTGTGTATCGAGGTGACGGACGCACGCGGAGACACAATGCCGCGCGAGCCGGGCTACGGCCTGCTCCTCGTCGAGGCACTGGCGGAGGTCTGGGGTACGAGATTGGGCCCACCTCCAACCAAGACGGTATGGGCCGAATTGCGGGCATCGAAGCCGCCCCGACCGCATCGAGGTTTCCACGACGCGGTGACCCAGGACCCGGTCGCCCCCGCGATCAAAAATAAAGCCCCCAGGGAGAGAACCTCCCCCAACCACCCCCAAACCCCCGGCCTGCCGCCGCATCTCACCCACAAGGGTGATCACCCTCAACTCGGCTTGCGTTAG
- a CDS encoding helix-turn-helix domain-containing protein, protein MSAEQVGHEEHRGHAGESGWDVDPDDDAGVAVVEAVGRQLKLWREAAGMRPAEFAAAVGYGENLVYKIERGARIPRPEFLDRADQVLGAGGKISAMKRDVARSRYPKRVRELAKLEAQAVEIGAYGCHNLHGLLQTEEYARRRPSYSEEEVERLVCARVDRHSIFDRAPAPSLSFVQEEVTLRRPIGGKMVLRRQLEHLLRLGQLRNVEIQVMPTDRDDHAGMGGDMEVMKFGDGSVVGRCEGEFGNRPLAEPKHLRVIELRCGIIRAQALTPRETLAFIEQALGET, encoded by the coding sequence GTGAGCGCGGAGCAGGTGGGACACGAGGAACACAGGGGACACGCAGGCGAGTCCGGGTGGGACGTTGATCCTGATGACGACGCAGGTGTCGCTGTCGTAGAAGCTGTGGGGAGGCAGCTCAAGTTGTGGCGCGAGGCCGCCGGTATGCGGCCCGCCGAGTTCGCGGCAGCCGTCGGGTACGGCGAGAATCTCGTCTACAAGATCGAGCGTGGGGCGCGGATCCCGCGGCCCGAGTTCCTGGACCGGGCTGACCAAGTCCTGGGCGCGGGCGGGAAGATCTCAGCGATGAAGCGGGATGTGGCTAGGTCCCGGTACCCGAAGAGGGTGCGGGAGCTTGCCAAGCTGGAGGCGCAAGCCGTCGAGATCGGGGCGTATGGCTGCCACAACCTGCACGGCCTGTTGCAGACCGAGGAATACGCGCGGCGGCGGCCGTCGTACTCGGAGGAAGAGGTCGAGCGGCTGGTGTGTGCCCGGGTGGACCGGCATTCGATCTTTGACAGGGCGCCGGCCCCTTCGCTCAGCTTCGTCCAGGAAGAGGTGACTCTGCGGCGGCCGATCGGAGGCAAGATGGTTCTACGCCGCCAGCTCGAACACCTCTTGAGGCTCGGACAGTTGCGCAATGTCGAGATCCAGGTGATGCCGACTGACCGTGACGATCACGCTGGGATGGGTGGAGACATGGAGGTGATGAAGTTCGGAGACGGTTCGGTTGTCGGGCGCTGCGAAGGAGAGTTCGGCAATCGTCCGCTCGCGGAGCCGAAGCATCTCCGGGTCATCGAACTCCGGTGTGGCATCATCCGGGCGCAGGCTCTCACCCCACGGGAGACTCTCGCCTTCATCGAGCAAGCTCTGGGAGAGACGTGA
- a CDS encoding DUF397 domain-containing protein → MISKSSVGDSSELVWFKSSHSDSGNSNECVEVATTPLSVLVRDSKAPRKISISVSPAAWSAFVAAW, encoded by the coding sequence GTGATCAGCAAGTCCTCTGTCGGGGACAGCTCCGAACTGGTCTGGTTCAAGAGCAGCCACAGCGACAGCGGCAACAGCAACGAGTGTGTCGAGGTCGCTACGACTCCGTTGAGTGTCCTCGTTCGCGACTCCAAGGCCCCCCGGAAGATCAGCATTTCCGTCTCCCCTGCGGCCTGGTCCGCCTTCGTCGCTGCGTGGTGA
- a CDS encoding TetR/AcrR family transcriptional regulator C-terminal ligand-binding domain-containing protein, whose translation MSERPQPGSARPGGRTARTRAAVLAAALHELDEVGFAELTLDRLAARSGVHVSTIRRRWRSVEGVVVDLMAQHSKTIATPDSGEFRQDLYELAEAIAGFHAQPRSRNLVEAMVAAAAYDPHIADLVRGAFVARTEVVTQLVRRAVERGEVPPDTDAYEVIAALSAPFYYRLLIMRADIDERLVDASVEAAYRAACGGVFGGGG comes from the coding sequence ATGAGTGAGCGACCACAGCCCGGCTCGGCCCGCCCCGGCGGACGCACGGCCCGCACTCGCGCGGCTGTCCTCGCCGCCGCGCTGCACGAGCTCGACGAGGTCGGGTTCGCTGAGCTCACCCTGGACAGGCTCGCGGCGCGCTCCGGTGTGCACGTCTCGACGATCAGGCGCCGCTGGCGCAGCGTCGAGGGTGTCGTCGTCGATCTGATGGCCCAGCACAGCAAGACCATCGCCACGCCCGACTCCGGTGAGTTCCGCCAGGACCTGTACGAACTGGCCGAGGCCATCGCCGGATTCCACGCCCAGCCGCGCAGTCGCAACCTCGTCGAGGCGATGGTGGCGGCCGCCGCGTACGACCCGCACATTGCGGATCTTGTCCGTGGCGCTTTCGTCGCGCGCACCGAGGTCGTGACGCAGTTGGTGCGTCGCGCCGTCGAGCGAGGCGAGGTTCCTCCGGATACGGATGCGTACGAAGTCATCGCGGCGCTGAGCGCGCCCTTCTACTACCGGTTGCTCATCATGCGGGCGGACATCGATGAGCGGCTCGTCGATGCGAGCGTCGAGGCGGCGTACCGGGCGGCTTGTGGGGGCGTGTTCGGTGGGGGTGGGTGA
- a CDS encoding MFS transporter — protein MAADLAAGIAADVRTGEGVLGRGYRALSIGIVSVVLLIAFEATAVGTAMPVAARELDGVSLYAFAFSAYFTTSLFGMVLSGQWADRRGPLAPLGAGIAAFAAGLLLAGTAASMWMFIAGRAVQGLGGGLVIVALYVVVSRAYPERLRPAIMAAFAASWVVPSVVGPLASGAVTEHLGWRWVFIGIPVLVVFPLALALPQIRRRASGPAEGAVPGAVDRRRVRLALGISFGAGFLQYAAQDLAWVSLLPGAVGVALLVPAVLGLLPRGTYRAARGLPAVVLLRGVAAGSFIAAESFVPLMLVTQRGLSPMAAGLSLAVGGATWALGSYVQSRPGLEPYRERMMAGGMVLVAAAIVTAPSVLIQAVPVWIVAVAWGFGCLGMGLVISSTSVLLLQLSAPEEAGANSAALQISDGLSNVVLLAVGGAAFAALGGGAVGSAHEAASAGDGGSHPAAFVAVFLPMAAVALVGAWVATRVMSASQPPGVGRLDPGV, from the coding sequence ATGGCTGCCGATTTGGCTGCCGGTATCGCTGCCGACGTCAGGACCGGTGAAGGCGTGCTCGGGCGGGGCTACCGCGCCCTCAGCATCGGCATCGTCTCCGTCGTTCTGCTGATCGCGTTCGAGGCCACCGCCGTCGGGACCGCCATGCCCGTCGCCGCGCGTGAGCTCGACGGGGTGTCGCTCTACGCGTTCGCCTTCTCCGCCTACTTCACCACCAGCCTCTTCGGCATGGTGCTGTCCGGGCAGTGGGCCGACCGGCGCGGGCCGCTGGCGCCTCTGGGGGCGGGGATCGCGGCGTTCGCTGCCGGGCTGCTGCTCGCCGGCACCGCGGCGTCCATGTGGATGTTCATCGCCGGGCGGGCCGTGCAGGGGCTGGGGGGCGGGCTCGTCATCGTGGCGTTGTACGTAGTGGTCAGCCGCGCCTATCCGGAGCGGCTGCGGCCCGCGATCATGGCCGCCTTCGCCGCGAGCTGGGTGGTCCCCTCCGTCGTCGGGCCGCTCGCGTCCGGCGCCGTGACCGAGCACCTCGGGTGGCGGTGGGTGTTCATCGGGATTCCCGTGCTGGTCGTGTTCCCGCTCGCGCTCGCCCTGCCGCAGATCCGGCGCCGCGCCTCCGGACCCGCCGAAGGCGCCGTCCCGGGCGCCGTCGACCGGCGTCGTGTCCGGCTCGCTCTCGGGATCTCCTTCGGCGCCGGGTTCCTGCAGTACGCGGCCCAGGACCTGGCCTGGGTGTCCCTTCTCCCCGGCGCCGTGGGTGTCGCCCTGCTCGTGCCGGCCGTGCTCGGGCTGCTGCCCCGGGGTACGTATCGCGCCGCCCGCGGGCTGCCCGCCGTGGTCCTCCTGCGCGGGGTCGCCGCAGGGTCCTTCATCGCGGCCGAGTCCTTCGTGCCGCTGATGCTCGTCACCCAGCGCGGGCTCTCGCCGATGGCGGCCGGGCTGTCACTGGCGGTGGGCGGGGCCACGTGGGCGCTGGGCTCGTACGTGCAGTCCCGGCCGGGCCTGGAGCCGTACCGGGAGCGCATGATGGCGGGCGGGATGGTCCTGGTGGCCGCGGCCATCGTGACCGCGCCGAGCGTGCTGATCCAGGCGGTGCCGGTGTGGATCGTGGCGGTGGCGTGGGGCTTCGGGTGTCTCGGGATGGGCCTGGTGATCTCGTCCACGAGCGTGCTGCTGCTCCAGTTGTCCGCGCCGGAGGAGGCGGGGGCGAACTCGGCCGCGCTGCAGATCTCGGACGGCCTGTCGAACGTCGTCCTGCTGGCCGTGGGCGGCGCCGCGTTCGCCGCGCTCGGGGGCGGAGCGGTGGGCTCCGCCCATGAGGCAGCCTCGGCCGGTGACGGCGGATCCCATCCGGCCGCCTTTGTCGCGGTGTTCCTGCCGATGGCGGCGGTGGCCCTGGTGGGGGCCTGGGTGGCTACGCGCGTGATGTCGGCGTCCCAGCCTCCGGGCGTCGGCCGGCTGGATCCGGGCGTCTGA
- a CDS encoding DEAD/DEAH box helicase, which yields MTTTAAATTASASSHHLSPAFPGRAPWGTAGKLRAWQQGAMERYLQEQPRDFLAVATPGAGKTTFALTLASWLLHHHVVQQVTVVAPTEHLKKQWAEAAARIGIKLDPEYSAGPLNKEYQGVAVTYAGVGVRPMLHRNRSEQRKTLVILDEIHHAGDSKSWGEACLEAFEPATRRLALTGTPFRSDTNPIPFVQYEEGKDGIRRSSADYTYGYGSALGDGVVRPVIFLSYSGNMRWRTKAGDEIAARLGEPMTKDAISQAWRTALDPRGEWMPSVLRAADQRLTEVRKGIPDAGGLVIAADQDSARAYAKLIREITGTKPTTVLSDDTGASKRIDDFSGSGDRWMVAVRMVSEGVDVPRLAVGVYATTISTPLFFAQAVGRFVRSRRRGETASVFLPTVPDLLGFANEMEVERDHVLDKPKKDGEEDPYAESEQEMDEANKEQDEDTGEQEQFSFEALESEATFDRVLYDGAEFGMQAHPGSEEEQDYLGIPGLLEPDQVQMLLQKRQARQIAHSKKKPDSEADLLEMPAERRPVVSHKELLELRKSLNTMVGAYVHQSGKPHGVIHTELRRVCGGPPSAEATAGQLRQRIAKVQEWATRMK from the coding sequence GTGACTACCACCGCCGCCGCCACCACCGCTTCCGCCTCCTCCCACCACCTCTCACCCGCCTTCCCCGGCCGTGCCCCCTGGGGCACCGCGGGCAAGCTGCGTGCCTGGCAGCAAGGGGCCATGGAGCGGTACCTCCAGGAGCAGCCGCGAGACTTTCTCGCCGTCGCCACCCCGGGCGCCGGCAAGACGACGTTCGCGCTCACCCTCGCGTCCTGGCTGCTGCACCACCATGTCGTGCAGCAGGTGACCGTGGTCGCGCCGACGGAGCACCTGAAGAAGCAGTGGGCCGAGGCCGCCGCGCGCATAGGGATCAAGCTGGACCCGGAGTACAGCGCGGGGCCGCTCAACAAGGAGTACCAGGGCGTCGCGGTCACGTACGCGGGTGTGGGCGTGCGGCCGATGCTGCACCGCAACCGCAGTGAGCAGCGCAAGACCCTCGTGATTCTTGATGAGATCCACCACGCCGGTGACTCGAAGTCCTGGGGCGAGGCGTGCCTGGAGGCCTTCGAGCCGGCGACCCGCCGGCTCGCCCTCACCGGTACGCCGTTCCGCTCGGACACCAACCCCATCCCCTTCGTCCAGTACGAAGAGGGCAAGGACGGCATCCGGCGCTCCTCCGCCGACTACACGTACGGATACGGCAGCGCGCTCGGCGACGGTGTCGTGCGGCCCGTCATCTTCCTCTCCTACAGCGGCAACATGCGGTGGCGCACGAAGGCCGGTGACGAGATCGCCGCCCGGCTCGGCGAACCCATGACCAAGGACGCCATCAGCCAGGCCTGGCGCACCGCCCTCGATCCGCGCGGCGAGTGGATGCCGAGTGTGCTGCGCGCCGCCGACCAGCGGCTCACCGAGGTCCGCAAGGGCATCCCGGACGCGGGCGGTCTCGTCATCGCCGCCGACCAGGACTCCGCCCGCGCCTACGCCAAGCTGATCCGGGAGATCACCGGCACGAAGCCCACCACCGTCCTCTCCGACGACACCGGCGCATCGAAGCGGATCGACGACTTCTCGGGGAGCGGCGACCGCTGGATGGTCGCCGTCCGCATGGTGTCCGAGGGCGTCGACGTGCCCCGGCTCGCCGTGGGTGTCTACGCGACGACGATCTCGACCCCGCTCTTCTTCGCGCAGGCCGTGGGCCGTTTCGTACGTTCACGGCGGCGCGGCGAGACCGCGTCCGTCTTCCTGCCCACCGTCCCCGACCTCCTCGGCTTCGCCAACGAGATGGAGGTCGAGCGCGACCACGTGCTCGACAAGCCGAAGAAGGACGGGGAGGAGGACCCCTACGCCGAGTCCGAGCAGGAGATGGACGAGGCGAACAAGGAGCAGGACGAGGACACGGGGGAGCAGGAGCAGTTCTCCTTCGAGGCGCTCGAGTCCGAGGCCACGTTCGACCGGGTCCTCTACGACGGCGCCGAGTTCGGCATGCAGGCCCACCCGGGGAGCGAGGAGGAGCAGGACTACCTCGGCATTCCCGGGCTCCTCGAACCCGACCAGGTGCAGATGCTGCTCCAGAAGCGGCAGGCCCGGCAGATCGCGCACAGCAAGAAGAAGCCGGACAGTGAGGCCGATCTCCTCGAGATGCCGGCCGAGCGGCGGCCCGTCGTCTCGCACAAGGAGCTCCTCGAACTCCGTAAGTCGCTGAACACGATGGTCGGGGCGTACGTACATCAGAGCGGCAAGCCGCACGGTGTCATCCACACCGAGCTGCGGCGGGTGTGCGGGGGGCCGCCGAGCGCGGAGGCCACGGCCGGGCAGCTGCGGCAGCGCATCGCGAAGGTCCAGGAGTGGGCCACCCGGATGAAGTGA
- a CDS encoding IclR family transcriptional regulator, whose protein sequence is MTAETSQTLDRGLRVLKLLADTDHGLTVTELSNKLGVNRTVVYRLLATLEQHALVRRDLGGRARVGLGVLRLGRQVHPLVREAALPALRSLAEDIGATAHLTLVDGSEALAVAVVEPTWTDYHVAYRAGFRHPLDRGAAGRAILAARQGLAPEPGYTLTHGELEAGACGAAAPLVGVTGLEGSVGVVMLSDSVPERVGPRVLDAAREVADALR, encoded by the coding sequence GTGACCGCGGAGACCTCCCAGACGCTCGACCGAGGACTGCGTGTCCTCAAGCTGCTCGCCGACACCGATCACGGACTGACGGTCACCGAGCTGTCCAACAAGCTCGGCGTGAACCGCACCGTCGTGTACCGCCTGCTCGCCACGCTCGAACAGCACGCTCTGGTGCGACGCGACCTCGGAGGCCGGGCGCGGGTGGGGCTCGGCGTGCTGCGCCTGGGCCGCCAGGTGCATCCGCTGGTACGGGAGGCCGCGCTGCCGGCGCTGCGCTCCCTGGCCGAGGACATCGGGGCCACCGCGCATCTGACGCTGGTCGACGGGTCGGAAGCGCTCGCCGTGGCCGTCGTCGAGCCGACGTGGACGGACTATCACGTGGCGTACCGGGCGGGGTTCCGGCATCCGCTCGACCGGGGGGCCGCGGGGCGGGCGATACTCGCTGCGCGGCAGGGGCTTGCGCCCGAGCCCGGTTACACGCTGACCCATGGGGAGCTGGAGGCCGGCGCCTGTGGCGCTGCGGCGCCGTTGGTGGGGGTGACAGGGCTCGAGGGGAGTGTGGGGGTCGTGATGCTTTCGGACTCCGTCCCTGAGCGGGTGGGGCCGCGGGTTCTTGACGCGGCGCGGGAAGTGGCCGACGCGTTGCGCTAG
- a CDS encoding S16 family serine protease: protein MALLAVAGFAPLPFAIAQPGPTTDVLGDSKGKPVIEISGAPTRDTSGKLRMVTIVATGPDAEVSLGDVVDSWFRTDRAVMPRDSVYPAGDSTKEIEQHNLGEMKKSQDSATEAALGYLGKDPKDVHVNLQLADVGGPSAGLFFSLGIVDKLDGNGSGGDLTGGRSIAGTGTITSGGKVGAVGGVSLKTQAAWRDGAKVFLVPRAECGDAKAELPKGMRLIPVTTLRGAVSALTALDKGDAGKVPSC from the coding sequence GTGGCTCTGCTTGCCGTGGCGGGGTTCGCGCCGCTGCCGTTCGCCATCGCGCAGCCCGGGCCGACCACCGATGTGCTCGGGGATTCGAAGGGGAAGCCCGTCATCGAGATCTCCGGAGCGCCCACCCGCGACACCTCGGGGAAGCTGCGCATGGTGACGATCGTGGCTACGGGGCCCGACGCCGAGGTGAGTCTGGGCGATGTCGTCGACAGCTGGTTCCGTACGGACCGCGCGGTCATGCCCCGCGACTCCGTGTACCCGGCGGGCGACTCCACCAAGGAGATCGAGCAGCACAACCTCGGCGAGATGAAGAAGTCGCAGGACTCCGCGACCGAGGCCGCGCTCGGCTATCTGGGCAAGGACCCGAAGGACGTGCACGTGAACCTTCAGCTCGCCGACGTCGGCGGGCCGAGCGCGGGGCTCTTCTTCTCCCTCGGCATCGTCGACAAGCTGGACGGCAACGGCAGCGGCGGCGACCTCACGGGCGGCCGTTCCATCGCCGGTACGGGCACCATCACCTCCGGCGGGAAGGTCGGCGCGGTCGGCGGGGTCTCGCTCAAGACGCAGGCCGCCTGGCGGGACGGCGCGAAGGTGTTCCTGGTGCCGAGGGCGGAGTGCGGCGACGCCAAGGCCGAGTTGCCCAAGGGCATGCGGCTGATCCCCGTGACGACGCTGCGGGGCGCGGTCTCCGCGCTGACGGCCCTGGACAAGGGCGACGCGGGCAAGGTCCCCAGCTGCTGA
- a CDS encoding glycine betaine ABC transporter substrate-binding protein — MRRAYRAAAAAGLVASLLAGCGLTSGSPMVDDVKPGSVGQGEPLKGANITVTSKEFTEQLILGAMMGIAFKAAGAEVLDRTGIQGSIGAREAIKNGDADGMYEYTGTAWITYLGHSTPIPNPQAQWQAVHDADLKNGITWLPPSALNNTYALAMNEANFKKYGTKTLSDVAALAKKNPKAVTLCVESEFANRADGLPGMEKAYGMNIPTANITQMDTGIIYTQAAKGTCTFGEVFTTDGRIRAMKLRVMADDKHFFPNYNAAPEMNTKSLEKYPAMAKVIEPITKKLDNTVAQELNAKVDVDGQDPHDVAKDWLVREGFVTE, encoded by the coding sequence ATGAGGCGTGCGTACCGCGCGGCGGCGGCAGCGGGCCTCGTGGCGTCCCTGCTCGCGGGCTGCGGACTGACCAGCGGCAGCCCGATGGTCGACGACGTGAAGCCGGGCTCGGTCGGCCAGGGCGAACCGCTCAAGGGCGCCAACATCACCGTCACCTCCAAGGAGTTCACCGAACAGCTGATCCTCGGCGCGATGATGGGCATCGCCTTCAAGGCGGCCGGCGCCGAGGTCCTCGACCGCACCGGCATCCAGGGCTCCATCGGCGCCCGCGAGGCCATCAAGAACGGTGACGCGGACGGGATGTACGAGTACACGGGCACGGCCTGGATCACCTACCTGGGCCACTCCACCCCCATCCCGAACCCGCAGGCCCAGTGGCAGGCCGTGCACGACGCCGACCTCAAGAACGGCATCACCTGGCTGCCGCCGTCCGCACTCAACAACACGTACGCGCTGGCCATGAACGAGGCCAACTTCAAGAAGTACGGAACGAAGACCCTCTCGGACGTGGCGGCGCTCGCCAAGAAGAACCCCAAGGCCGTGACGCTGTGTGTGGAGAGCGAGTTCGCCAACCGCGCGGACGGGCTGCCGGGCATGGAGAAGGCGTACGGCATGAACATCCCGACCGCGAACATCACACAGATGGACACCGGGATCATCTACACGCAGGCCGCGAAGGGCACGTGCACGTTCGGCGAGGTCTTCACGACCGACGGCCGCATCAGGGCGATGAAGCTCCGGGTGATGGCGGACGACAAGCACTTCTTCCCGAACTACAACGCGGCCCCGGAGATGAACACCAAGTCCCTGGAGAAGTATCCGGCGATGGCGAAGGTCATCGAGCCGATCACGAAGAAGCTCGACAACACGGTCGCGCAGGAGCTGAACGCGAAGGTCGACGTCGACGGCCAGGACCCGCACGACGTGGCGAAGGACTGGCTGGTGAGGGAGGGCTTCGTGACGGAGTGA
- a CDS encoding ABC transporter permease has protein sequence MNTPKSPPDKRPEGEHEVKGLAFRDEGEAEQEAPPPPVREKRRISWQKLTFLPAVVAVVLLATWIWFQQATLDTISENAIAGGVVWKLLKQHIYLTVVSTFFVLIIAIPLGILLTRKMFRKATPVALAFANMGQATPAIGLLALLVIWLGIGRRSALIGIIIYAILPVLSNTIAGLKANDPTLLESARGIGMSPLGVLSKVELPLAVPLILAGVRTALVLNVGTATLATFGGGGGLGVLITTGITTQRMPVLILGSILTVALALLVDWLASLAELLLRPRGLEVRV, from the coding sequence GTGAACACCCCCAAGTCGCCCCCGGACAAACGCCCGGAGGGCGAGCACGAGGTGAAGGGCCTCGCCTTCCGCGACGAGGGCGAGGCCGAGCAGGAGGCGCCACCGCCGCCGGTCCGCGAGAAGCGGCGGATCTCCTGGCAGAAGCTCACGTTCCTGCCGGCCGTGGTCGCGGTCGTGCTGCTGGCCACCTGGATCTGGTTCCAGCAGGCCACCCTGGACACGATCTCCGAGAACGCCATCGCGGGCGGTGTGGTGTGGAAGCTCCTCAAGCAGCACATCTACCTGACGGTGGTCTCCACGTTCTTCGTGCTGATCATCGCGATCCCGCTGGGCATCCTGCTGACCCGCAAGATGTTCCGCAAGGCGACCCCGGTCGCCCTCGCCTTCGCCAACATGGGCCAGGCCACCCCCGCGATCGGCCTGCTCGCCCTGCTGGTGATCTGGCTGGGCATCGGCCGGCGGTCGGCCCTGATCGGCATCATCATCTACGCGATCCTGCCCGTGCTCTCCAACACGATCGCGGGCCTGAAGGCGAACGACCCCACGCTCCTCGAATCGGCGCGTGGCATCGGCATGTCACCGCTCGGCGTCCTCAGCAAGGTCGAACTGCCGCTCGCCGTACCGCTGATCCTCGCGGGCGTGCGCACGGCGCTCGTCCTGAACGTGGGCACGGCGACCCTCGCCACGTTCGGCGGCGGTGGCGGACTCGGCGTCCTCATCACCACCGGTATCACCACCCAGCGCATGCCGGTCCTCATCCTGGGCTCGATCCTGACGGTCGCGCTGGCCCTGCTCGTGGACTGGCTGGCTTCACTGGCCGAACTCCTGTTGCGGCCACGCGGGTTGGAGGTCCGGGTATGA
- a CDS encoding betaine/proline/choline family ABC transporter ATP-binding protein (Members of the family are the ATP-binding subunit of ABC transporters for substrates such as betaine, L-proline or other amino acids, choline, carnitine, etc. The substrate specificity is best determined from the substrate-binding subunit, rather than this subunit, as it interacts with the permease subunit and not with substrate directly.), whose translation MELENLTKRYPGSAAPAVDNVSLEIKAGETVIFVGPSGGGKTTLLKMINRLIEPTSGRIRIGGEDVTDMDPVKLRRKIGYAIQSSGLFPHMTVAQNIALVPKMIGWSKSKIKARVEEMLDLVGLDPAEFRGRYPRQLSGGQQQRVGVARALAADPPVLLMDEPFGAVDPITRDHLQDELIRLQRELHKTIVFVTHDFDEAIKIGDRIVVLRERSHIAQFDTPEAILTNPVDDFVSGFVGAGAALKRLNLTRVRDVEVTDYPTVQVDDPLQTIFDKLRDAGTNELLLLDKRRRPYKWLRRGDLMRAKGSLARAGTLVHDTVTWDATLRDALEAVLTDNAGRVAVTGRHGVYEGVVDMETLMNSVHELLDADRLEAVEHQHELEELRAHQTHQEQEGEGGPKA comes from the coding sequence ATCGAGCTGGAGAACCTCACCAAGCGCTACCCCGGATCCGCCGCGCCCGCCGTGGACAACGTCAGCCTGGAGATCAAGGCGGGCGAGACCGTCATCTTCGTAGGACCCTCGGGCGGCGGCAAGACCACCCTCCTCAAGATGATCAACCGGCTCATCGAGCCGACCAGCGGCCGTATTCGGATCGGTGGCGAGGACGTCACGGACATGGACCCGGTGAAGCTCCGCCGCAAGATCGGCTACGCGATCCAGTCCTCCGGCCTCTTCCCGCACATGACGGTCGCGCAGAACATCGCGCTGGTGCCGAAGATGATCGGCTGGTCCAAGTCGAAGATCAAGGCGCGTGTCGAGGAGATGCTGGACCTGGTCGGCCTCGATCCCGCCGAGTTCCGCGGCCGCTACCCACGCCAGCTCTCCGGAGGCCAGCAGCAACGCGTCGGCGTGGCACGGGCGTTGGCGGCCGACCCGCCCGTGCTCCTGATGGACGAGCCGTTCGGCGCCGTCGACCCGATCACCCGCGACCACCTCCAGGACGAGCTGATCCGCCTCCAGCGCGAACTGCACAAGACGATCGTGTTCGTCACCCACGACTTCGACGAGGCGATCAAGATCGGCGACCGCATCGTGGTGCTGCGCGAGCGCTCGCACATCGCCCAGTTCGACACCCCCGAGGCCATCCTCACCAACCCCGTCGACGACTTCGTGTCCGGCTTCGTCGGCGCGGGCGCCGCCCTCAAGCGCCTCAACCTCACCCGCGTACGGGACGTGGAGGTCACCGACTACCCGACGGTGCAGGTCGACGACCCCCTCCAGACCATCTTCGACAAGCTGCGCGACGCGGGCACCAACGAACTGCTCCTGCTCGACAAGCGGCGCCGCCCCTACAAGTGGCTGCGGCGCGGCGACCTGATGCGCGCCAAGGGATCGCTGGCCCGCGCGGGCACCCTCGTGCACGACACGGTGACCTGGGACGCGACCCTGCGCGACGCGCTCGAAGCGGTCCTGACCGACAACGCGGGACGCGTCGCGGTCACCGGGCGGCACGGCGTGTACGAGGGAGTCGTCGACATGGAGACGCTGATGAACTCCGTGCACGAACTCCTGGACGCCGACCGGCTCGAAGCCGTGGAGCACCAGCACGAACTGGAGGAGCTGCGGGCCCACCAGACCCACCAGGAGCAGGAAGGCGAGGGGGGACCGAAGGCGTGA